One Carassius carassius chromosome 28, fCarCar2.1, whole genome shotgun sequence genomic window carries:
- the LOC132107986 gene encoding amyloid protein-binding protein 2: protein MAAVELEWIPETLYNTAISAVVDNYGRSRRDIRSLPENIQFDVYYKLYQQGRLCQLGGEFCELEVFAKVLRASDKRHLLHHCFQALMDHGVKVASVLANSFSRRCSYIAESDAHVKEKAIQFGFVLGGFLSDAGWYGDAEKVFLSCLQLCTLHDEVLHWYRAVECCVRLLHVRNGNCKYHLGEETFKLAQSYMDKLAKHGHQANKAALYGELCALLFAKSHYDEAYRWCIEAMREITVGLPVKVVVDVLRQASKACVVKREFRKAEQLIKHAVFLAREHFGHKHPKYSDTLLDYGFYLLNVDNICQSVAIYQTALDIRQSVFGGKNIHVATAHEDLAYSSYVHQYSSGKFDNALFHAERAIDIITHILPEDHLLLASSKRVKALILEEIAIDCHNKETEERLLQEAHDLHLSSLQLAKKAFGEFNVQTAKHYGNLGRLYQSMRKFKEAEEMHIKAIQIKEQLLGQEDYEVALSVGHLASLYNYDMNQYDDAERLYLRSIAIGKKLFGEGYSGLEYDYRGLIKLYNSVGNYEKVFEYHNILSNWNRLRDRQFAVADALEDVNTSPQATDQVVQSFLLSQSHGAGRPCLA, encoded by the exons ATGGCCGCGGTGGAGCTGGAATGGATCCCTGAGACCCTGTACAACACCGCTATCTCGGCCGTGGTCGACAACTACGGCCGATCGCGACGGGATATCCGCTCTCTGCCTGAAAATATACAGTTTGATGTGTACTACAAG CTTTACCAGCAAGGCCGTCTCTGCCAGCTGGGAGGGGAGTTCTGTGAGCTGGAGGTCTTCGCTAAAGTCCTCAGGGCCTCTGACAAAAG GCACCTCCTACACCACTGCTTCCAGGCTCTGATGGACCACGGTGTAAAGGTCGCATCAGTCCTGGCCAACTCTTTCAGCCGCCGATGTTCATACATCGCAGAGTCCGACGCGCATGTGAAAGAGAAAGCTATACAGTTCGGCTTTGTTTTAG GTGGCTTTTTATCAGATGCCGGCTGGTATGGAGATGCAGAGAAAGTCTTCCTGTCTTGTCTCCAGCTGTGCACGTTACATGATGAGGTTCTTCACTGGTATCGTGCAGTGGAGTGTTGTGTGAG GTTGCTTCACGTGCGTAATGGCAACTGCAAATACCACCTGGGAGAAGAAACTTTCAAACTGGCCCAGTCTTACATGGACAAACTAGCCAAACACGGCCATCAGGCTAATAAGGCTGCCCTGTATGGAGAACTGTGTGCCCTGCTCTTTGCCAAAAGCCACTATGATGAG GCTTATAGGTGGTGTATAGAGGCTATGAGGGAGATCACCGTTGGCTTACCTGTGAAAGTAGTAGTTGATGTTCTCAGACAAGCCTCTAAG GCATGTGTTGTTAAGCGGGAGTTCAGGAAAGCTGAACAACTGATAAAACATGCCGTCTTCTTGGCGCG GGAACATTTTGGGCACAAGCACCCGAAATACTCCGATACACTACTAGATTATGGATTTTATCTATTAAATGTGGATAATATCTGTCAGTCAGTGGCCATTTACCAG ACTGCACTAGATATTCGGCAGTCTGTGTTTGGAGGGAAGAATATTCATGTTGCAACTGCACATGAGGACCTGGCGTATTCGTCCTACGTCCATCAGTACAGCTCTGGTAAATTCGACAATGCACT ATTCCATGCAGAACGTGCCATAGACATCATAACTCACATTCTCCCTGAAGACCATCTGCTGCTGGCCTCATCCAAGAGGGTGAAAG CCCTAATCCTGGAGGAGATCGCCATTGATTGCCATAACAAAGAAACCGAGGAACGCCTCCTACAGGAGGCTCATGATCTGCACCTCTCCTCCCTGCAGTTGGCCAAAAAAGCTTTCGGAGAGTTCAACGTTCAGACGGCAAAACACTACGGGAACCTGGGCCGCCTCTATCAATCCATGCGCAAATTCAAG GAGGCAGAGGAGATGCACATCAAGGCCATTCAGATCAAGGAGCAGCTGTTGGGACAGGAGGACTATGAGGTGGCTCTGTCAGTGGGACACTTGGCCTCGCTCTATAACTACGACATGAATCAGTATGATGATGCAGAGCGTCTGTACTTGCGTTCCATCGCTATTG GCAAGAAACTGTTCGGGGAGGGTTACAGTGGACTGGAATATGACTACAGAGGCCTGATAAAACTGTACAACTCAGTTGGAAACTACGAGAAGGTCTTTGAATACCACAATATTCTGTCCAACTGGAACCGTTTAAGAGACAGGCAGTTTGCGGTAGCCGATGCGCTGGAGGACGTCAACACGAGCCCCCAGGCCACAGACCAGGTGGTCCAGTCTTTCCTGCTTTCCCAAAGCCACGGAGCCGGGCGTCCCTGCTTGGCCTAA
- the si:ch1073-145m9.1 gene encoding uncharacterized protein si:ch1073-145m9.1, which produces MGVHVYFYVPNVIGYIRILLVLTAWILYSDPGSFVPLYVLSIILDGVDGWVARRLQQTSRFGAWLDVVIDNVGRGMLWNMLYDWGWLVSSMEWCVFVCNHNARGAQWKNSFTESPVWVQAVMAKGFKTPLGILTIAGLHVLPVWLYGYQYEVLSQTLFAPNWLQILGILVLTAGRLLGFAVEMWCIVTHLRFLLDEEEEKKN; this is translated from the exons ATGGGGGTTCATGTCTATTTCTATGTACCCAATGTAATTG gTTATATCCGGATTCTTCTTGTTCTCACTGCCTGGATTCTGTATAGTGACCCAGGGAGTTTTGTGCCCTTGTATGTGTTATCAATTATATTGGATG GGGTGGATGGCTGGGTGGCCCGCCGGCTGCAGCAGACCTCCAGGTTTGGAGCGTGGCTGGATGTGGTCATTGACAATGTAGGACGTGGCATGCTCTGGAACATGCTTTATGAT TGGGGCTGGCTGGTGTCTTCAATGGAgtggtgtgtatttgtgtgcaaCCACAATGCCAGAGGTGCCCAATGGAAGAACTCGTTCACGGAGAGCCCGGTTTGGGTCCAGGCAGTGATGGCAAAAG GCTTCAAGACACCTTTGGGCATCCTGACAATAGCAGGGCTTCATGTTTTACCTGTGTGGCTGTATGGCTACCAGTATGAGGTGCTGTCGCAGACTCTCTTTGCCCCAAACTGGCTACAGATTCTGGGGATTTTGGTGCTGACGGCAGGACGCTTACTGGGCTTTGCAGTTGAA ATGTGGTGCATCGTAACCCATTTGAGGTTTTTACTGGATGAAGAGGAAGAAAAGAAGAACTAG